Proteins from a single region of Pseudomonas sp. 10S4:
- the pseI gene encoding pseudaminic acid synthase, whose protein sequence is MTSFKIGERLIGADAPPFIIAEMSGNHNQSLEVALQIVEAAAKAGAHALKLQTYTAETMTLDLDEGAFFIKDPNSLWAGSSLYALYEKAHTPWEWHAPIFARAKELGMLAFSTPFDDTAVDFLESLDVPAYKIASFENTDLPLIRRVAATGKPLIISTGMASIAELDETVRAAREAGCKDLVLLKCTSTYPATPTNSNVRTIPHLRELFGCEVGLSDHSMGVGVSVAAVALGATVVEKHFTLDRAAGGVDASFSLEPAELASLVIETERAWQAMGQVHYGVTEAERKSLVYRRSLYVTQDMAAGEPFTAANLRAIRPGLGLAPKHAETLLGRRARQAIKRGTALDWSLVE, encoded by the coding sequence ATGACTAGCTTCAAGATAGGCGAGCGTTTGATCGGTGCTGATGCGCCACCGTTCATCATTGCCGAAATGAGCGGCAACCATAACCAGTCGCTGGAAGTGGCCCTGCAAATCGTCGAAGCCGCCGCCAAGGCCGGCGCCCACGCCTTGAAGCTGCAAACCTATACCGCCGAGACCATGACCCTGGACCTCGATGAAGGCGCGTTTTTCATCAAGGACCCCAACAGTCTCTGGGCCGGATCTTCGTTGTACGCGTTGTACGAGAAGGCCCACACACCGTGGGAATGGCATGCGCCGATTTTCGCTCGGGCCAAAGAGTTGGGCATGTTGGCGTTCTCCACGCCGTTCGACGACACCGCCGTGGACTTTCTCGAAAGCCTCGACGTACCGGCCTACAAGATCGCCAGTTTTGAAAACACCGACCTGCCGCTGATTCGCCGGGTCGCCGCCACCGGCAAGCCGCTGATCATCTCCACTGGCATGGCCAGCATCGCCGAACTCGACGAAACCGTGCGCGCCGCCCGCGAGGCTGGTTGCAAGGATCTGGTGCTGCTCAAGTGCACCAGCACTTACCCGGCGACGCCGACCAACAGCAATGTGCGGACCATCCCGCATTTGCGCGAATTGTTTGGCTGTGAAGTCGGGCTGTCTGATCACTCCATGGGCGTTGGCGTTTCTGTCGCTGCAGTGGCACTCGGCGCAACGGTAGTGGAAAAACATTTCACCCTCGACCGTGCCGCTGGTGGCGTCGACGCCAGTTTCTCCCTGGAACCGGCAGAACTGGCCAGCCTGGTGATCGAAACCGAGCGCGCCTGGCAGGCGATGGGGCAGGTGCATTACGGCGTGACCGAGGCCGAGCGCAAGTCGCTGGTGTACCGGCGATCGCTTTACGTCACCCAGGACATGGCCGCCGGTGAACCCTTCACCGCTGCCAATCTGCGGGCCATCCGCCCGGGTCTGGGCTTGGCCCCCAAGCACGCTGAAACCCTGCTGGGCCGCCGCGCTCGCCAGGCCATCAAGCGCGGAACAGCGCTGGACTGGTCGTTGGTCGAATAA
- a CDS encoding ketoacyl-ACP synthase III, translating into MIGIKSIASYVPVAGVDNYAQGAKFEKDEEFILGKIGSAFLPRKDAGQETSDLCVEAVNALFANNPALKRESIDVLIVVTQNGDEEGLPHTAAIVQDKLGLPTTVAAFDISLGCSGYVYGIYAIKGFMEATGLKNGLLVTADPYSKIVDPEDRNTTMLFGDAATATWMGEDAPWQLGKAKFGTDGSGAPHLKVTDGVFYMNGRQVFNFALLKVPAHLHELLDESGLKADDIDAFCIHQGSAAIVDAVARRFEGEPEKFIKDMVETGNTVSSSIPLLLEKHVLDSNWKRVALSGFGVGLSWGSAIIYRP; encoded by the coding sequence ATGATTGGCATAAAAAGCATTGCGAGCTACGTTCCTGTAGCCGGCGTGGACAATTACGCACAAGGTGCAAAATTCGAAAAGGATGAAGAATTCATCCTGGGCAAGATCGGTTCGGCTTTCCTGCCGCGCAAAGACGCCGGGCAAGAAACTTCGGACCTGTGTGTCGAAGCAGTCAACGCGCTGTTCGCCAACAACCCGGCTTTGAAACGTGAATCTATCGATGTGCTGATCGTCGTCACCCAGAACGGTGACGAAGAAGGCCTGCCGCACACCGCTGCGATCGTTCAGGACAAACTGGGCCTGCCGACCACCGTGGCAGCGTTCGATATCTCCCTGGGCTGCTCGGGCTACGTCTACGGCATCTACGCGATCAAGGGCTTCATGGAAGCCACAGGCCTGAAGAACGGCTTGTTGGTGACTGCCGACCCATACTCCAAGATCGTCGATCCGGAAGACCGCAACACCACCATGCTGTTCGGCGACGCCGCCACCGCGACGTGGATGGGCGAAGACGCGCCATGGCAATTGGGCAAAGCCAAGTTCGGCACCGACGGTTCCGGCGCGCCGCACTTGAAGGTCACCGATGGCGTGTTCTACATGAACGGTCGTCAGGTCTTCAACTTCGCGCTGCTCAAAGTCCCGGCGCATTTGCATGAGTTGCTCGATGAGTCTGGCCTGAAGGCCGACGATATCGATGCCTTCTGCATCCACCAGGGCAGTGCGGCGATTGTCGATGCGGTGGCCCGTCGGTTCGAAGGCGAGCCGGAGAAGTTCATCAAGGACATGGTCGAAACCGGTAATACCGTGTCGTCTAGTATTCCGTTACTGCTGGAAAAACACGTCCTGGACTCCAACTGGAAGCGCGTAGCACTGAGCGGTTTTGGTGTGGGACTGTCGTGGGGCTCGGCGATTATCTATCGTCCTTGA
- a CDS encoding flagellin domain-containing protein encodes MALTVNTNVTSLAVQKNLNNAADALSTSMSRLSSGLKINSAKDDAAGLQIATRMSSQIRGQNVAVKNANDGISMAQTAEGALQESTNILQRMRELAVQARNGTNGTADQTATNAEFAQMSDELTRISASTNLNGKNLLDGSAGTMTLQVGANTGTANHIDLTLSSKFDAVSLSVGSGTVVLTGATSAAAASNIDNAITAIDAAIAAIGATRANLGASQNRLTSTISNLQNITENVTAAQGRVQDTDFAAETANLTKQQTLQQASTAVLAQANQLPSAVLKLLQ; translated from the coding sequence ATGGCTTTAACAGTAAACACCAACGTAACGTCTCTGGCTGTTCAGAAAAACCTGAACAATGCTGCTGATGCGCTCTCCACCTCGATGAGCCGTCTGTCTTCCGGCCTGAAAATCAACAGCGCTAAAGACGACGCTGCCGGCCTGCAGATCGCTACTCGTATGAGCAGCCAGATCCGTGGTCAGAACGTTGCGGTTAAAAACGCCAACGACGGTATCTCGATGGCTCAGACCGCTGAAGGCGCACTGCAAGAATCGACCAACATTCTGCAACGTATGCGTGAACTGGCTGTTCAAGCACGTAACGGCACCAACGGCACTGCTGACCAGACCGCAACCAACGCTGAATTCGCTCAGATGTCTGACGAACTGACTCGTATCTCGGCTTCGACCAACCTGAACGGCAAAAACCTGCTGGACGGTTCGGCTGGCACCATGACCCTGCAAGTTGGCGCCAACACTGGTACTGCCAACCACATCGACCTGACCCTGAGCTCCAAGTTCGACGCCGTCAGCCTGTCGGTAGGTAGCGGTACTGTTGTTCTGACCGGTGCTACCAGCGCTGCTGCCGCATCGAACATCGATAACGCGATTACCGCGATCGACGCTGCAATCGCTGCAATCGGTGCAACCCGTGCAAACCTGGGTGCTTCGCAAAACCGTCTGACCAGCACCATCTCCAACCTGCAAAACATCACTGAAAACGTTACTGCTGCTCAAGGTCGCGTACAAGATACCGACTTCGCCGCAGAAACCGCTAACCTGACCAAACAGCAAACTCTGCAACAAGCTTCCACCGCTGTTCTGGCCCAGGCTAACCAGCTGCCATCCGCTGTACTGAAACTGCTTCAGTAA
- a CDS encoding flagellar protein FlaG, with the protein MDMSVKLNLSYPAAKPAVNATDASTDVPGVQDAKAASKTSDASDSDNSDKLKMAVQEIEKFVQSVKRNLEFSIDETSGQVVVKVIASESGEVVRQIPSAEALKLAESLHNASNVLFDAKA; encoded by the coding sequence ATGGACATGAGCGTTAAGCTGAATTTGTCTTACCCGGCCGCAAAACCGGCGGTCAATGCTACCGATGCGTCGACCGACGTGCCTGGCGTGCAAGATGCCAAGGCGGCCTCTAAGACAAGTGATGCTTCAGATTCGGATAACTCGGATAAGTTGAAGATGGCCGTTCAGGAGATCGAAAAGTTCGTTCAGTCGGTCAAGCGTAATCTGGAGTTTTCCATTGATGAAACGTCTGGCCAGGTCGTCGTCAAAGTCATCGCCAGCGAGTCTGGTGAAGTCGTTCGACAGATTCCGTCGGCAGAAGCCTTGAAGTTGGCTGAAAGCCTTCACAACGCCAGCAACGTTTTGTTCGATGCCAAAGCCTGA
- the fliD gene encoding flagellar filament capping protein FliD: MASPILPGTGLGSGLDIGSIVTALVNSDKSAKQSQITDQTTVTTAKISATGAVKSALVAFQAALTTLGSTTTPAFSGFAATSGTPTSLTVTSDNTAVNGSYNVKIDHLASSSKVATAAFSGGTSSAIPTGTLTISQNGIAYPVTIASGATLQSTRDAINSTLQAKGITANIVTDANGSRLVVGSTTTGAGSDISMSGIAGLEVNGATQMDGTATGAGYINGLAQDAAYSVDGLSMTSKSNTISGAVGGISMTLLAASPTVPIVVTVGTNSSGLQTSLQSFIDAYNKVISTLSSYTTPSLDSDGNPTVSNAMTGDSLPRNLIQAMRDQLTTVPSDAGGSPLAVLAQLGITTDQKAGTLSLDTTKFNTAMTTQGMSGQVQALFSGTTSTNGLLARMNSAVDPYAQTGGILDQRTTSLNVNQKDLTNQQADLDLRVTNLTASLTAKYNAMDLLVGQMKATAANITGFFASLNAQKSS, encoded by the coding sequence ATGGCAAGTCCAATTTTACCGGGTACGGGTCTGGGTTCCGGCCTCGACATCGGTTCTATCGTCACGGCGCTGGTCAACTCCGATAAGTCGGCCAAGCAGAGCCAGATCACCGATCAGACGACTGTCACAACCGCCAAGATCTCTGCGACGGGTGCAGTGAAGTCGGCTTTGGTGGCTTTCCAGGCGGCCCTGACCACGCTTGGCAGCACGACCACACCGGCTTTTTCGGGCTTTGCAGCGACCTCGGGCACGCCGACATCCCTGACTGTGACTTCAGACAACACTGCGGTTAACGGCAGTTACAATGTCAAGATTGATCATCTTGCCTCTAGCTCGAAAGTAGCTACTGCTGCCTTTTCCGGCGGCACCAGCAGTGCCATTCCGACTGGTACCTTGACCATCAGTCAAAATGGTATTGCCTACCCGGTCACCATTGCATCCGGCGCGACCTTGCAGTCGACCCGTGATGCGATTAACAGCACGCTGCAAGCCAAGGGTATTACCGCCAACATCGTGACCGACGCGAACGGTTCACGGTTAGTCGTGGGTTCGACCACCACAGGTGCAGGCTCTGACATTTCCATGAGCGGTATCGCCGGGCTTGAAGTCAATGGCGCCACCCAGATGGACGGTACGGCGACCGGTGCCGGCTATATCAATGGCTTGGCCCAGGATGCAGCGTATAGCGTTGATGGTCTGAGTATGACCAGCAAAAGCAATACGATCAGCGGCGCAGTCGGTGGTATTAGCATGACCCTGCTGGCTGCAAGTCCAACGGTTCCAATCGTCGTCACGGTGGGCACTAACAGCAGTGGCCTGCAAACCAGTCTTCAGAGTTTTATTGATGCCTACAACAAGGTAATCAGCACGCTGAGCTCCTATACGACGCCAAGCCTGGACAGTGATGGCAATCCCACTGTTTCCAACGCGATGACCGGCGACTCGTTGCCGCGTAACCTGATTCAAGCCATGCGCGATCAACTGACCACCGTTCCCTCCGATGCTGGCGGTAGCCCATTGGCGGTACTGGCACAGTTGGGTATCACGACGGATCAGAAAGCCGGTACCTTGAGTCTCGACACCACCAAATTCAACACCGCGATGACGACTCAGGGGATGAGTGGTCAGGTGCAGGCGCTGTTCAGCGGCACCACAAGCACCAATGGTTTGCTCGCACGCATGAATAGTGCTGTCGATCCTTACGCTCAGACCGGCGGTATTCTGGATCAGCGTACTACCAGTCTGAACGTGAACCAGAAGGACCTGACCAATCAGCAAGCGGATCTGGACCTGCGTGTCACCAACCTGACCGCCTCCCTGACCGCCAAGTACAACGCGATGGACCTGCTGGTCGGCCAGATGAAGGCCACTGCTGCCAACATCACCGGCTTCTTTGCGTCGTTGAATGCTCAGAAGTCCAGCTAG
- the fliS gene encoding flagellar export chaperone FliS, producing MNPMLALRQYQKVGAQAQTSEASPHRLVQMLMEGGLDRIAQAKGAMERKDIPGKGASISKAIGIVGGLREGLDLEKSAETVGELDRLYSYMMKRLAEANIKSDPRILDEVAGLLRTVKEGWDAIAAPGPQF from the coding sequence ATGAATCCAATGTTAGCCCTTCGGCAATATCAGAAGGTGGGGGCGCAAGCCCAGACATCCGAAGCCAGCCCGCATCGTCTGGTGCAGATGCTGATGGAAGGCGGCCTGGATCGCATCGCCCAGGCCAAAGGCGCCATGGAGCGCAAGGACATTCCCGGCAAGGGAGCGTCGATCAGCAAGGCTATCGGCATCGTCGGTGGCTTGCGTGAAGGTCTGGATCTGGAAAAGTCCGCCGAAACCGTTGGCGAACTCGACCGTCTGTACTCGTACATGATGAAGCGCCTCGCCGAGGCGAACATCAAGAGCGACCCGCGGATTCTCGATGAAGTCGCTGGTTTGCTGCGCACGGTAAAAGAAGGCTGGGATGCCATCGCCGCGCCAGGTCCGCAGTTTTAA
- a CDS encoding flagellar protein FliT, which produces MSLVLQRIEQTREALVGALAERNWEVIGQLDLDCRSCMEDVLSEASLDEVALRDNLEELLHVYKQLLEVAMGERQAIVDEMSQIQQARSAAKVYHLFG; this is translated from the coding sequence ATGAGTCTTGTATTGCAGCGAATCGAACAAACCCGTGAAGCGCTGGTCGGTGCCCTGGCCGAGCGCAACTGGGAGGTGATCGGTCAATTGGATCTGGATTGCCGTTCCTGCATGGAAGACGTCTTGAGTGAGGCTTCGCTGGACGAGGTGGCGTTGCGCGATAATCTTGAGGAGCTGCTGCATGTTTACAAGCAGCTGCTTGAGGTGGCGATGGGGGAGAGGCAGGCGATAGTCGACGAGATGTCTCAGATCCAGCAAGCACGAAGTGCCGCAAAGGTTTACCATCTGTTTGGTTAA
- a CDS encoding sigma-54 dependent transcriptional regulator — protein MWRETKILLIDDDSVRRRDLAVILNFLGEENLPCGSHDWQQAVGSLSSSREVICVLIGTVSAPGALLGLLKTLSTWDEFLPVLLMGDNSSVDLPDDQRRRVLSTLEMPPSYSKLLDSLHRAQVYREMYDQARERGRHREPNLFRSLVGTSRAIQHVRQMMQQVADTDASVLILGESGTGKEVVARNLHYHSKRRDAPFVPVNCGAIPAELLESELFGHEKGAFTGAITSRAGRFELANGGTLFLDEIGDMPLPMQVKLLRVLQERTFERVGSNKTQSVDVRIIAATHKNLESMIEIGTFREDLYYRLNVFPIEMAPLRERVEDIPLLMNELISRMEHEKRGSIRFNSAAIMSLCRHGWPGNVRELANLVERMAIMHPYGVIGVVELPKKFRYVDDEDEQLVDSLRSDLEERVAINGHTPDFSANALLPPEGLDLKDYLGGLEQGLIQQALDDANGIVARAAERLRIRRTTLVEKMRKYGMSRREGDEQADD, from the coding sequence ATGTGGCGTGAAACCAAAATTCTGCTGATTGATGACGATAGCGTCCGTCGCCGCGATTTAGCGGTGATTTTAAATTTTCTCGGTGAAGAAAATTTACCCTGCGGTAGCCATGACTGGCAGCAGGCGGTCGGCTCGTTGTCATCAAGTCGTGAAGTCATTTGTGTGCTGATCGGGACGGTTAGTGCTCCTGGTGCACTTCTGGGCTTGTTAAAGACACTCTCGACCTGGGATGAGTTCCTTCCGGTTTTGTTAATGGGCGATAATTCTTCCGTTGACCTGCCGGATGACCAGCGTCGCCGGGTGCTTTCGACCCTCGAAATGCCGCCCAGCTACAGCAAGTTGCTCGACTCCCTGCACCGTGCCCAGGTCTATCGCGAGATGTATGACCAGGCCCGCGAGCGCGGTCGTCATCGTGAACCCAATCTGTTTCGCAGCCTTGTCGGCACCAGCCGGGCGATTCAACACGTCCGTCAGATGATGCAGCAAGTGGCCGACACCGATGCCAGCGTGCTGATCCTCGGCGAGTCCGGCACCGGCAAGGAAGTGGTCGCGCGCAACCTGCACTACCATTCCAAGCGTCGTGATGCGCCGTTCGTTCCAGTCAACTGCGGGGCGATCCCGGCCGAGTTGCTGGAAAGCGAACTGTTCGGCCATGAGAAGGGCGCGTTCACCGGGGCGATCACCAGTCGCGCCGGGCGTTTCGAACTGGCCAACGGCGGCACGCTGTTCCTCGACGAAATCGGCGACATGCCGTTGCCGATGCAGGTCAAGCTGCTGCGCGTCCTGCAGGAGCGCACCTTCGAGCGCGTGGGCAGCAACAAGACCCAGAGCGTCGATGTGCGGATCATCGCAGCGACCCACAAGAATCTCGAAAGCATGATCGAGATCGGCACCTTCCGCGAAGACTTGTACTATCGCCTGAACGTGTTCCCGATCGAGATGGCGCCACTGCGCGAGCGCGTTGAAGACATTCCGTTGTTGATGAACGAGTTGATCTCGCGCATGGAGCACGAGAAGCGCGGTTCGATCCGATTCAATTCGGCGGCGATCATGTCCCTGTGCCGTCACGGCTGGCCGGGCAACGTTCGTGAGCTGGCCAACCTGGTGGAGCGCATGGCGATCATGCATCCGTACGGGGTGATCGGTGTGGTCGAGTTGCCGAAGAAATTCCGCTATGTCGATGACGAAGACGAACAACTGGTCGACAGCCTGCGCAGCGATCTTGAAGAGCGGGTGGCCATCAACGGTCATACCCCGGACTTCAGCGCCAATGCGCTGCTGCCACCGGAAGGCCTGGACCTGAAGGACTACCTTGGTGGTCTCGAGCAAGGGCTGATTCAGCAGGCGCTGGATGATGCCAATGGCATCGTGGCGCGTGCCGCCGAACGTCTGCGCATTCGTCGTACCACCCTGGTGGAGAAGATGCGCAAGTACGGTATGAGTCGTCGTGAGGGTGATGAACAGGCGGATGATTGA
- a CDS encoding sensor histidine kinase — MSPVPDASGQPSSVEQASRLGLEQAFALFNQMSSQLTDSYSMLEARVTELKGELAVVSAQRMQELAEKERLANRLQNLLDLLPGGVIVIDAQGMVREANPAACELLGLPLEGELWRHVIARCFAPREDDGHEISLKDGRRLSIATRSLDAEPGQLVLLNDLTETRHLQGQLARHERLSSLGRMVASLAHQIRTPLSAALLYASHLTEQELPVATQQRFAGRLKERLHELEHQVRDMLVFARGELPLTNRVTPKELMQSLQAAALTHVQELPIRWQCDSHAGELLCNRDTLVGAILNLIENAIQASNGAVRLKVHLYTRGNNLRLCISDSGSGIDEAVLARLGEPFFTTKTTGTGLGLTVVKAVARAHQGELHLRSRLGRGTCALVTLPLFSSASDAE, encoded by the coding sequence ATGTCTCCTGTCCCTGACGCTTCGGGGCAACCGTCGTCCGTAGAGCAGGCAAGCCGGCTTGGCCTTGAGCAGGCGTTCGCCCTGTTCAACCAGATGTCGAGCCAATTGACTGACTCCTACAGCATGCTCGAAGCCCGGGTCACCGAGCTCAAGGGCGAGTTGGCGGTGGTCAGCGCTCAACGCATGCAGGAACTGGCGGAAAAAGAACGCCTGGCCAACCGCCTGCAAAACCTCCTCGACCTGTTACCCGGTGGCGTCATCGTCATTGATGCCCAGGGCATGGTGCGCGAAGCCAATCCGGCGGCCTGCGAGTTGCTCGGCCTGCCGCTCGAAGGTGAGCTGTGGCGTCACGTCATTGCTCGTTGCTTTGCGCCCCGTGAAGACGACGGTCATGAAATCTCCCTGAAGGACGGCCGGCGCCTGTCGATCGCCACTCGCTCGCTGGATGCCGAGCCCGGTCAGTTGGTGTTGCTCAACGACCTGACTGAAACCCGTCACCTGCAAGGTCAACTGGCTCGCCATGAACGCTTGTCTTCCCTGGGACGAATGGTTGCCTCGCTGGCCCATCAGATTCGTACACCGCTCTCGGCCGCTTTGCTCTACGCCAGTCATTTGACTGAGCAGGAATTGCCGGTCGCCACCCAGCAACGATTCGCCGGTCGCTTGAAAGAGCGCCTGCACGAGTTGGAGCATCAGGTGCGCGACATGCTGGTGTTTGCTCGTGGCGAGTTGCCGCTGACCAATCGCGTGACGCCAAAGGAGCTGATGCAATCGCTGCAAGCCGCAGCCCTGACTCATGTTCAGGAGCTGCCAATCCGCTGGCAGTGCGACAGCCATGCCGGGGAGTTGCTGTGCAATCGCGACACCTTGGTCGGTGCGATTCTGAATTTGATCGAGAATGCGATCCAGGCCAGTAACGGTGCTGTGCGCCTCAAGGTCCACCTGTATACCCGTGGCAACAACCTGCGCCTGTGCATCAGCGACAGCGGCAGCGGGATCGATGAGGCGGTGCTGGCGCGTCTGGGCGAACCTTTTTTCACCACCAAAACCACCGGCACTGGCCTGGGTCTGACCGTGGTCAAGGCAGTGGCCCGTGCTCATCAGGGAGAATTGCACTTGCGCTCGCGGCTCGGTCGCGGCACGTGTGCGCTGGTGACCCTGCCGTTGTTTTCCAGCGCATCGGATGCGGAGTGA
- a CDS encoding sigma-54-dependent transcriptional regulator, giving the protein MAIKVLLVEDDRALREALADTLLLAGHDFKAVGSAEEALAAVGGEAFNLVVSDVNMPGMDGHQLLGLLRARQPQLPVLLMTAHGAVERAVDAMRQGAADYLVKPFEPKALLDLVARHALGSLGATDGEGPIAFEPASAQLLELAARVARSDSTVLISGESGTGKEVLARYIHQHSHRASQPFIAINCAAIPDNMLEATLFGHEKGSFTGAIAAQAGKFEQADGGTILLDEISEMPMGLQAKLLRVLQEREVERVGARKPINLDIRVVATTNRDLAGEVAAGRFREDLYYRLSVFPLAWRPLRERTADILPLAERLLAKHVNKMKHAAARLSPEAQACLIGYPWPGNVRELDNAIQRALILQQGGLIQPQDFCLSGPVACAPLPALMPVRAVEVETESANALGDDLRRHEFQMIIDTLRSERGRRKEAAERLGISPRTLRYKLAQMRDAGMDVEAYLFAT; this is encoded by the coding sequence ATGGCAATCAAGGTTTTACTGGTCGAGGATGACCGTGCGCTGCGCGAAGCGCTGGCCGATACGCTGTTGCTCGCGGGGCACGATTTCAAGGCTGTCGGTTCCGCGGAAGAAGCGCTGGCGGCGGTCGGTGGCGAGGCGTTCAATCTTGTCGTCAGCGACGTCAATATGCCGGGCATGGACGGCCACCAATTGCTCGGCTTGCTGCGCGCTCGCCAGCCACAATTGCCGGTGCTATTGATGACGGCGCACGGCGCAGTGGAGCGGGCGGTCGATGCCATGCGTCAGGGCGCGGCGGATTATCTGGTCAAGCCGTTCGAGCCCAAGGCTTTGCTCGATCTGGTGGCGCGCCACGCGCTGGGCAGTCTCGGTGCCACTGACGGCGAAGGGCCGATCGCGTTCGAGCCGGCCAGTGCGCAACTGCTGGAGCTGGCCGCGCGAGTGGCGCGCAGTGATTCCACGGTATTGATCTCCGGCGAGTCCGGCACCGGCAAGGAAGTGCTGGCGCGTTACATTCACCAGCATTCCCATCGTGCCAGCCAGCCGTTCATTGCCATCAACTGCGCGGCGATCCCCGACAACATGCTCGAGGCCACGCTGTTCGGCCACGAGAAAGGCTCGTTCACTGGCGCCATCGCAGCTCAGGCCGGTAAGTTCGAACAAGCTGACGGCGGGACCATCCTGCTCGACGAAATTTCTGAAATGCCCATGGGCCTGCAGGCCAAGTTGCTGCGTGTATTGCAAGAGCGCGAAGTCGAACGGGTCGGCGCGCGCAAGCCGATCAACCTGGACATTCGTGTCGTGGCGACCACTAACCGTGATCTGGCCGGTGAAGTGGCGGCGGGGCGTTTTCGTGAGGATCTTTATTATCGGCTGTCGGTTTTTCCGCTGGCCTGGCGTCCGTTGCGCGAGCGCACCGCCGACATCCTGCCGCTGGCCGAGCGCTTGTTGGCCAAACACGTCAATAAAATGAAGCATGCGGCGGCCAGATTGTCGCCCGAGGCTCAGGCGTGTCTGATCGGTTATCCGTGGCCGGGCAATGTTCGCGAGCTGGATAATGCCATCCAGCGCGCGCTGATTTTGCAGCAGGGCGGGTTGATTCAGCCGCAGGATTTCTGCCTGTCAGGGCCGGTCGCTTGTGCGCCGCTGCCCGCGTTGATGCCGGTGCGTGCCGTGGAGGTCGAGACCGAATCGGCTAACGCCTTGGGCGACGACCTGCGCCGTCATGAGTTCCAGATGATCATCGACACCTTGCGTTCCGAGCGTGGCCGCCGCAAAGAGGCCGCCGAGCGCCTGGGCATCAGCCCGCGCACGTTGCGCTACAAACTGGCGCAAATGCGCGACGCCGGAATGGACGTGGAAGCTTATTTGTTTGCCACCTGA
- the fliE gene encoding flagellar hook-basal body complex protein FliE produces the protein MSQGIEFNRLMLDMRSMQMDAMSASKSTAAVPELGGSSFADMLGQAVNKVNDTQQASNQLSSAFEIGKSGVDLTDVMISSQKASVSFQALTQVRNKLVQAYQDIMQMPV, from the coding sequence ATGAGCCAAGGTATTGAATTTAATCGATTGATGTTGGACATGCGCTCCATGCAAATGGATGCCATGTCTGCGTCAAAATCGACTGCCGCAGTCCCTGAATTGGGTGGCAGCAGCTTTGCCGACATGCTCGGTCAGGCCGTCAATAAAGTGAACGACACCCAGCAGGCGTCAAATCAGCTGTCCAGTGCCTTTGAAATTGGCAAAAGCGGCGTTGATCTGACGGATGTAATGATTTCCTCGCAGAAGGCCAGCGTGTCTTTTCAAGCGTTGACCCAAGTGCGTAACAAGCTGGTTCAGGCCTACCAAGACATCATGCAGATGCCGGTTTAA